Genomic segment of Porites lutea chromosome 13, jaPorLute2.1, whole genome shotgun sequence:
GTTTGTTAGGCCTAGAGGACCATTCAGACGCTCACCAAAAGGCGAGGAGGCCTTTTCCTTCGAAACTCATGTATTGGATCCAAGCAAGAACGTGACTGCCCAGGGTCAAGGTGAAAAGGAGAGACCCCCAACCTGTTCGCAAGGGAGGAGCGAGAAGAAAAAGACCGAAGTATGTCTGTTTTGCAAGGAAGAACATCAGCTAGACGAGTGTAAAAAGTTTGCAGAGAAGCCGCACAAGGAAAGGAAGGACTTCTTCTATAAGAAATTTCTTTGTCTTGGATGTGCCTCTAGCAGTCAACATCAAGTATCCTCCTGTAAGAACAGACTTAAATGTCGCACGTGTTCTGGAAATCACCCTACATGTCTCCATATTCAGAAAACTCCCAAGGAAAGTATTACGAACTGTACAAATGTTTGTACCATCCCAGAGCAAGAGGGCGGCTCGGATCATGCCATGATTGTACCTGTTTGGGTTAGACAAGTTAGCCAACCCAGTAAAGAAGTCTTACAATATGCAGTGCTAGATGACCAGTCCAATGTGAGTTTTGTGTCGCAAAGTTTGTGTGAAAAATTGGACTTGCAAGGCCCACCAACCGACTTGCTGCTGACAACAGTGCAAGAGagaaatgtacatgtaccaagCAACCGTATTTGTGGAGTTGAGGTGTTGGATTTTAGAAGGGAGCATGCTGTGAAGCTACCCATGATGTTCAAGCGAGATATCATCCCAGCCAGTCGGTCGCAGATTCCAAAAGCCAGTGTTGCCCGGAAATGGGAACATCTGTGTCCTATTGCTGACGAGCTCATGCCCTACAATCCAAGTGTGGAAATCTCCTTGCTGATTGGCAATAATTGCCCTAGTATCGTTAGACCCAGAGAAGTCCTAGTGGGAGGTGAAGACGACCCTTACGGCCAAAGATCTTTAATGGGGTGGGGTATAATCGGCAAGGTGTGCAAATCTACAGGTGAAGCCAACCATAAGGAAGGAGTGTGCAACAAGGTGATGGTCAAAGAAACCCATGAACACTTTGCCTTTACGACAAAGGTGAAAGAGATTATCAACCCACAGAAGATTATTAAGATTCTTGAGTCAGACTTTACAGAAAGTTCTGCAAATACCAAGCCCTGTTCAGCTGAAGACAGGAGATTCCTCAACATCCTTGAGAATGGTATTGTGAAGAGATCGGATGGGCACTACGAGATGCCTCTCCCTTTGAAGACAGACAAACCGTCTCTACCCTTCAACCGCGAACTAGCTGTCAAGAGATGGCACCAACTTTTAGCAAGGTTTAAGAGAAACCCCAAGTTCCTGGAAGATTATCGCTTATTCATGAAAGATGTGATTGCTTTGTGTGCAGAAGAGGTACCACCGGACCGCCATGGAGTTCAGGATGGAATGGTTAACTATGTACCACACACCGGTGTTTACCACCCAAAAAAACCAGACCAGATCAgggttgtttttgattgttcgGCCCAGTATGAAGGGGTGTCCCTGAACGATCACTTGTTACAAGGACCCGACCTCATGAACACTCTTCTGGGGATCCTGTGCAGATTCAGACAAGAAAATGTTGCGTTTATGACTGACATTAAGAGTATGTTTCATCAGTTTATGGTGTCAGAGGAACACAGAGATCTCCTGCGCTTTTTGTGGTGGAAGGATGGGAATCCTGTAAATGAAGTGACTGAGTATAGGATGAAGGTTCATCTTTTCGGTGCTGGTAGTTCACCTGGCTGCGCAAATTTTGGTCTGAAGAGAGCAGCAGATGATGGGGAGAAAGAGTTTGGTGAAGAAGCTGCTGAGTTTATACGACAGGACTTTTATGTGGATGATGGACTAAAATCAGTCCCTACCGTGGAGCGAGCTGTTACACTGATAAAAGCAAGTCAAGGCATTTGCGCCAAGGCCGGCCTGAGACTGCACAAAATTTCATCAAACAAAAGAGAAGTTCTTGAACAGATTCCGGCCGAAGATCGCGCCAAAGGATTAAAGGAGCTAGACTTGAAGGTTGATCCACTGCCCTTAGAACGTGCCTTAGGAGTAGTGTGGTGCATTGAGAATGACAGTTTTCAATTCCGCATCGAGCTGCGTGACCGTCCCCTAACGCGACGTGGCGTACTTTCCACAATCAGTTCAATCTACGATCCTAGTGGTTTCGTTGCCCCAGTTACcttgaaaggaaaacaagttttgcaGCAAATGTGCCGAGACAAGCTTGATTGGGACAGCCCAATTCCAGAGAGTTTGTATACTCATTGGGAGAAATGGCGTCAGGATGTTCTGAATCTCGATCAGCTGCAAATTCAACGTTGTTTTAAGCCGGAGAACTTTGGGCAGGTCAAAGCCAGCGAGTTGCATCATTTCTCAGATGCTAGTGTAGAGGGTTATGGACAGTGCTCGTACCTTCGACTAATCAATGTGGAGGACAAGGCGTACTGTTCCCTTGTCATTGGGAAATCTAGAGTGGCCCCGTTAAAGCAAATCACTGTGCCGAGGCTAGAATTGGCTGCAGCTACTGTTTCAGCAAACGTGAGTGAATTTCTTCGTCGAGAATTGTCTTACACGGACATTAAGGAACATTTCTGGACAGACAGCAAAATCGTCCTTGGTTATGTTAACAACGAAGCTAAGAGGTTTCATGTGTATGTGGCAAATCGTGTGCAGCAGATTCGTGACGTCACTAACCCGAGTTCTTGGTTGTATGTCAGCACTGAACTTAATCCTGCTGACCATGCCTCGCGAGGCCTTACAGCGTCACAGTTATTACAAGGAACCAACTGGCTAACTGGACCCTTATTTCTTTGGAAGAGTGGAACTTTCCAGCCTGAGAAGATAGAAGAATTTCAAGTGACCGAAAGTGATCCTGAAGTAAGGAAAGCAGCCGTTTTCACATCTCGTGTAGAGAGCAGAGCTACTCAAGCCCCTGAACCGTTAACGTCAAGCCGTTTGCGCCACATGTCAAGCTGGCAGCATGTGCTGAAGGCAATAGCTTTGTGTCTACGACTGAAGAGCAAACTGGCAAGTAGAGAAGTGAAGTTGACGAGACAAACGGGTGGTGAGAGCATCAGACCATTACCGAAGGTATCAGTCACACTTACAGAACTTCACGCAGCAGAGAGGGAAGTTCTTAAGGTTGTTCAACGTGAACATTTCCATGACGAGATGCAAGTTTTAAAGGAACTTAAGGAAGTTGGAGAGCTTACTACTAGAAAGATCGCAAGAGAAAGAAATCTAGCCGTCAAGAAGTCTAGTTGCTTATATCGTTTGGATCCATTTCTCGATGAAAACGGTGTTATCCGCGTTGGTGGCCGCGTGAGACGAGCTAACCTTCCATTTGCAACGAAGCATCCTGTGATACTTCCTCGTAAAAGTCATATTACAGATTTGCTGATTCGATTCTGGCATGCCAAAGTGAACCACATGGGACGAGGTATCACCCAAAATGAGTTGCGCCAGAGAGGCTACTGGGTTGTTGGTGGATCGTCAGCAGTGTCAAATTGTATTTCCAAGTGTGTTACATGCAGAAAAATGCGCGGCCCCCTGCAAATTCAGAAGATGGCCGATTTGCCTGTGGATCGAGTTGAACCTTCGGCCCCCTTCTCGTATTGTGCTGTAGATTTCTTTGGACCTTTCCCGATCAAGGAAAAGAGGAGTGAAGTTAAACGTTACGGAGTTATTTTTACCTGTATGGCCAGCAGAGGTGTACACTTGGAGACAGCCAACTCGTTAAGTACCAGTTCCTTCATCAACGCACTTAGTCGCTTCCTCAACCGACGCGGTCCAGTCAGACAGCTCCGCTGTGATCAGGGTACAAACTTTGTAGGAGCGAGGAATGAGCTAAAAGCTGCCTTAGAAGAACTGGATCAGAACCGGGTGCAAGAGTACTTAGTGGAGAACGGATGTGATTGGATACCATTTCAGATGAATGTACCTCATGCCAGCCACATGGGTGGCACATGGGAAAGGTTAATCCGAACTGTTCGTAGTGCACTGGAGACGTTACTTCTGAGCGCTGGCACACAGTTGGACGACGAAGCGTTCAGAACCTTCATGACTGAAGCAGAGTGTATTGTTAATTCCAGACCCTTGTCTACGAACGACTTAAATGACCCAGAGGCACCAGAACCACTTACGCCCAGTCATTTACTTACCTTGAAAGCTAAAGTTGTACTTCCACCGCCTGGAAGGTTCCAGCGAGCAGATCTATATTCCCGCAAGTGGTGGCGCCGAGTACAATATCTCGCGAACGAATTTTGGCTTAGATGGCGCCGTGAGTTTCTTCATAGCCTGCAGGCTCGTAACAAGTGGATGTATCCAAAGCGAAATCTATCAGTTGGAGATGTAGTCGTATCCAAGGAAGACGAAGGACCACGTAACCAATGGCCACTCGCTAGAGTCGTAGAAGTCTACCCTAGCGAAGACGGATGTatcagaaaagtcaaaattgtgaAAGCTGATGGAGAACTTGACAACCAAGGCAGACGTCGAAAGCCATCTACGTTCCTGGATAGACCAATCCACAAATTAGTCTTACTGGTACCCTCTGCAGATGAAGCGGATGTTGGTGATAGCAGCAGGGAGACCGAGGAATTCCCCAACGAGGAGCCAACTACTCAGTGAAGTCGCCCCGACAGGTGTAGAAGACACAAGTGACCGCCTTTAtgaacatttgttttgtttaactgtCTAGTATGGACATTAACTTAAGTAATTGTTAGGCAACAATTAGGGGAGCCATGTGACTGCAGCGCTGCGCAGTCAGCGGTATGTTGTAAAAGCTTAGCAGCCGCACCAGATTTTAgtaagcggccgccatgttagcCCTTTCTCGTGTTGTTCAAGTTTTTGGATAGTTATCGCCATCCATCGGACATTATAcggcctaaacggtaagaactgttaaaagaacattttacggAAAATCCCAAGAGAGTATTTCACACGACATTTTGAAGTTTAGTACTTACGAATCACGTATTTAGCCTATCATGTATTTGTCATgtcagattgttatctcgggacTCAGGATCCAAGAACTAAGGAGTAAAAAGAATGTGTTGTACCGAGGACCTGTGAATAAACTACGTTTGGGACGTTCGTGTTGATTGTTAGCAACTCCTCTTGTTGTATGTACTACGGGAGGCCAGCCACATCGGTACTTCAGGGAACCCCATGGCATTCCATTGAACTCCACGATATTCCATGGAATttcatggcattccatggaactccatcacTACTTCATGGAACTCCGTGGAaccccatggcattccatggaactccatggatactccatggaactccatggcattccatggatactccatggaactccatggcattccatggaactccatggatactccatgggagtttcgtggaattccatggatttccatcgatttccatggaattccatggatttccatagatttccatggatttccatggatttccatggaattccatggaggtattTCACACGGGAATTTAAGCTATCCTGTTACATTAAACAGTCAGTGAATCAACAATAATTAACTCAAAGGGGAAAGAACGTGACTCACATAACAAAGTAAACATAAACAATATTAAATGTATGGTAAGTTTTATGATTCAGTCTCTCTAATTCTATCAATAATTCAATCTAAGCTTATTGGTT
This window contains:
- the LOC140922454 gene encoding uncharacterized protein, giving the protein MSVNKEARPEDQVNVALEEETDESRKRFLTEKGYTYQLNLKTSNLKTKKCELVKRMRGTLLKRGQSTKLVEFKKEFSEAQILYCEFQDMVEEIKVFANPDENVENIERMVDQVGREWSNFECDIRSEIKFLEFVEHHVDDSISEASKRSSRASKKSSRSKISSNDNVEEDRFQLQKEEAALKAKLAYIEKERLLRLEHRKTELTKLEQERKLEELRLQSELAQNQAKLNVCMSADKVELFDDQDLNSIPPADKVKDMDKFLNSIPVTSKSDLSPGQQEPIYSSTQLSGAQPTFSLPRVENGVHSTLSPSATPFQPHSVVLEKCMDKLVETSSMLVAATMEQNLVNRQLAISGQLPKISIPVFSGDPLEYPTWNSSFSALIDSKPMDAQTKLNFLHQYISGKPKQVVDQYMLIGTEDAYQSARKLLKERYGNCNVVGTAFMNKLENWPKIGVRDAEALRDLSDFLQKIIAARETTPSLAVLDFAKENVKTLNKLPFQIQNKWRGIVQQCRVSKGNGTYPTFSEFASFVKECAERANIPELEELSKTKEFVRPRGPFRRSPKGEEAFSFETHVLDPSKNVTAQGQGEKERPPTCSQGRSEKKKTEVCLFCKEEHQLDECKKFAEKPHKERKDFFYKKFLCLGCASSSQHQVSSCKNRLKCRTCSGNHPTCLHIQKTPKESITNCTNVCTIPEQEGGSDHAMIVPVWVRQVSQPSKEVLQYAVLDDQSNVSFVSQSLCEKLDLQGPPTDLLLTTVQERNVHVPSNRICGVEVLDFRREHAVKLPMMFKRDIIPASRSQIPKASVARKWEHLCPIADELMPYNPSVEISLLIGNNCPSIVRPREVLVGGEDDPYGQRSLMGWGIIGKVCKSTGEANHKEGVCNKVMVKETHEHFAFTTKVKEIINPQKIIKILESDFTESSANTKPCSAEDRRFLNILENGIVKRSDGHYEMPLPLKTDKPSLPFNRELAVKRWHQLLARFKRNPKFLEDYRLFMKDVIALCAEEVPPDRHGVQDGMVNYVPHTGVYHPKKPDQIRVVFDCSAQYEGVSLNDHLLQGPDLMNTLLGILCRFRQENVAFMTDIKSMFHQFMVSEEHRDLLRFLWWKDGNPVNEVTEYRMKVHLFGAGSSPGCANFGLKRAADDGEKEFGEEAAEFIRQDFYVDDGLKSVPTVERAVTLIKASQGICAKAGLRLHKISSNKREVLEQIPAEDRAKGLKELDLKVDPLPLERALGVVWCIENDSFQFRIELRDRPLTRRGVLSTISSIYDPSGFVAPVTLKGKQVLQQMCRDKLDWDSPIPESLYTHWEKWRQDVLNLDQLQIQRCFKPENFGQVKASELHHFSDASVEGYGQCSYLRLINVEDKAYCSLVIGKSRVAPLKQITVPRLELAAATVSANVSEFLRRELSYTDIKEHFWTDSKIVLGYVNNEAKRFHVYVANRVQQIRDVTNPSSWLYVSTELNPADHASRGLTASQLLQGTNWLTGPLFLWKSGTFQPEKIEEFQVTESDPEVRKAAVFTSRVESRATQAPEPLTSSRLRHMSSWQHVLKAIALCLRLKSKLASREVKLTRQTGGESIRPLPKVSVTLTELHAAEREVLKVVQREHFHDEMQVLKELKEVGELTTRKIARERNLAVKKSSCLYRLDPFLDENGVIRVGGRVRRANLPFATKHPVILPRKSHITDLLIRFWHAKVNHMGRGITQNELRQRGYWVVGGSSAVSNCISKCVTCRKMRGPLQIQKMADLPVDRVEPSAPFSYCAVDFFGPFPIKEKRSEVKRYGVIFTCMASRGVHLETANSLSTSSFINALSRFLNRRGPVRQLRCDQGTNFVGARNELKAALEELDQNRVQEYLVENGCDWIPFQMNVPHASHMGGTWERLIRTVRSALETLLLSAGTQLDDEAFRTFMTEAECIVNSRPLSTNDLNDPEAPEPLTPSHLLTLKAKVVLPPPGRFQRADLYSRKWWRRVQYLANEFWLRWRREFLHSLQARNKWMYPKRNLSVGDVVVSKEDEGPRNQWPLARVVEVYPSEDGCIRKVKIVKADGELDNQGRRRKPSTFLDRPIHKLVLLVPSADEADVGDSSRETEEFPNEEPTTQ